From Myotis daubentonii chromosome 15, mMyoDau2.1, whole genome shotgun sequence, one genomic window encodes:
- the ZNF180 gene encoding zinc finger protein 180 isoform X5 — MFEHMQRTRRVRCVMDSLLPQEIIIKVEREDSGPVAVPSQEGVNFKIVTVDFSQEEGILNPAQRTLDRDAILENHRDLVSWDLATALGRRESTSKQRIIDDEPSHGVKLERLTRDDPWLSSCEEVWICKDQLENQQEKQERLFKKVAFIHERVCKSDELEEKNGLNSSFLSPQMIPIRNHFHKHVSHVKKFHHSVVDSHQMISDNEKLCKNNEYGKKNQSIHLIQFTRTQTEDKSYGFSDNIQSFSHGTPVNIREKIHAREKPFDVKECGQVLNHSISHNEQQKIPVEYNCSKISENSFLNPNMKNSEEKPFECNQCRKSFSWSSHLVAHQRTHTGEKPYECNECGKSFSRSSHLVSHQRTHTGEKPYRCNQCGKSFSQSYVLVVHQRTHTGEKPYECSQCGKSFRQSYKLIAHQRTHTGEKPYECNQCGKSFIQSYKLIAHQRIHTGEKPYECNQCGKSFSQSYKLVAHQRTHTGEKPFECNQCGKSFSWSSQLVAHQRTHTGEKPYECNECGKSFNRSSHLVMHQRTHTGEKPYECNQCGKSFSQSYVLVVHQRTHTGEKPYECSQCGKSFRQSSCLTQHQRTHTGEKPYECNQCGKTFSLSARLIVHQRTHTGEKPFTCNQCGKAFINSSKLIRHQATHTEEKPYECN, encoded by the exons ATGTTTGAGCATATGCAACGCACAAGGAGAGTTCGATGCGTTATG GACTCTCTCCTTCCTCAAGAGATTATCATCAAGGTTGAGAGAGAAGATTCGGGGCCAGTGGCCGTCCCTTCCCAG GAAGGCGTAAACTTCAAAATTGTGACTGTGGACTTCTCTCAGGAAGAGGGCATTTTGAACCCTGCCCAGAGGACCCTGGACAGAGATGCGATCCTTGAGAACCACAGGGACTTGGTCTCTTGGG aCTTGGCAACTGCACTTGGAAGAAGAGAATCAACATCAAAGCAGAGAATTATTGATGATGAACCATCCCATGGAGTGAAATTAGAAAGGTTGACAAGAGATGATCCTTGGCTATCTTCATGTGAAGAAGTTTGGATTTGTAAGGATCAGTTGGAGAATCAACAGGAAAAGCAAGAAAGACTTTTTAAGAAAGTGGCATTCATTCATGAAAGAGTCTGCAAAAGTGATGAACTTGAGGAAAAGAATGGTCTGAATTCCAGTTTTCTTTCACCCCAGATGATACCCATAAGAAACCATTTCCATAAACATGTCTCTCATGTTAAAAAATTTCATCATTCTGTTGTGGACAGTCatcagatgattagtgacaatGAGAAACTATGCAAAAATAatgaatatggaaaaaaaaaccaGAGCATTCACCTTATTCAATTTACAAGAACTCAAACAGAAGATAAATCATATGGATTTAGTGACAATATTCAATCTTTTAGCCATGGTACACCCGTAAATATACGTGAGAAAATACATGCAAGAGAAAAACCCTTTGATGTTAAGGAATGTGGGCAAGTTTTAAACCATAGCATATCCCATAATGAACAACAGAAAATTCCTGTTGAATATAATTGTAGTAAAATCTCTGAGAATTCATTTCTTAATCCAAACATGAAAAATTCTGAAGAGAAACCCTTTGAGTGTAACCAATGCAGGAAATCCTTCAGCTGGAGCTCTCATCTTGTTGCACATCAGAGAACTCATACAGGggagaaaccttatgaatgtaatgaatgtgggaaatccttcaGCCGGAGCTCTCACCTTGTTTCCCATCAGAGgactcatactggagagaaaccttatagaTGTAATCAGTGTGGGAAATCCTTTAGCCAGAGCTATGTTCTTGTTGTGCATCAGAGaactcatactggagagaagccttatgaaTGCAGTCAGTGTGGGAAGTCATTCAGGCAGAGCTACAAGCTTATTGCACATCAAAGAACTCATACGGGAGAGAAGCCCTATGAATGTAATCAATGTGGGAAATCATTTATCCAGAGCTATAAACTTATTGCACATcaaagaattcacactggagaaaaaccctatgaatgcaACCAATGTGGAAAGTCCTTTAGTCAGAGTTATAAACTTGTTGCCCATCAGAGaactcacacaggagaaaaacccTTTGAATGTAatcagtgtgggaaatctttcaGCTGGAGTTCTCAGCTTGTGGCACATCAAAGgactcatactggagagaaaccctatgaatgtaacgagtgtgggaaatctttcaACCGCAGTTCACACCTTGTTATGCATCAGagaactcatacaggagaaaaaccctatgaatgtaaccAGTGTGGGAAGTCGTTCAGCCAGAGTTATGTTCTTGTTGTACATCAGAGAACTCATACTGGGGAAAAGCCCTATGAATGTAGTCAGTGTGGGAAATCCTTTAGGCAGAGTTCATGCCTTACTCAACATCAGAGAACTCATactggggagaagccctatgaatGTAATCAATGTGGGAAAACATTCAGCTTGAGTGCTCGACTTATTGTACATCAAAGAAcacatactggagagaaaccctttACATGTAAtcaatgtgggaaagctttcatTAACAGCTCTAAACTTATTAGGCATCAGGCAACTCATACTgaagagaaaccctatgaatgtaactAG
- the ZNF180 gene encoding zinc finger protein 180 isoform X6: MGMEEGVNFKIVTVDFSQEEGILNPAQRTLDRDAILENHRDLVSWDLATALGRRESTSKQRIIDDEPSHGVKLERLTRDDPWLSSCEEVWICKDQLENQQEKQERLFKKVAFIHERVCKSDELEEKNGLNSSFLSPQMIPIRNHFHKHVSHVKKFHHSVVDSHQMISDNEKLCKNNEYGKKNQSIHLIQFTRTQTEDKSYGFSDNIQSFSHGTPVNIREKIHAREKPFDVKECGQVLNHSISHNEQQKIPVEYNCSKISENSFLNPNMKNSEEKPFECNQCRKSFSWSSHLVAHQRTHTGEKPYECNECGKSFSRSSHLVSHQRTHTGEKPYRCNQCGKSFSQSYVLVVHQRTHTGEKPYECSQCGKSFRQSYKLIAHQRTHTGEKPYECNQCGKSFIQSYKLIAHQRIHTGEKPYECNQCGKSFSQSYKLVAHQRTHTGEKPFECNQCGKSFSWSSQLVAHQRTHTGEKPYECNECGKSFNRSSHLVMHQRTHTGEKPYECNQCGKSFSQSYVLVVHQRTHTGEKPYECSQCGKSFRQSSCLTQHQRTHTGEKPYECNQCGKTFSLSARLIVHQRTHTGEKPFTCNQCGKAFINSSKLIRHQATHTEEKPYECN, from the exons ATGGGAATGGAG GAAGGCGTAAACTTCAAAATTGTGACTGTGGACTTCTCTCAGGAAGAGGGCATTTTGAACCCTGCCCAGAGGACCCTGGACAGAGATGCGATCCTTGAGAACCACAGGGACTTGGTCTCTTGGG aCTTGGCAACTGCACTTGGAAGAAGAGAATCAACATCAAAGCAGAGAATTATTGATGATGAACCATCCCATGGAGTGAAATTAGAAAGGTTGACAAGAGATGATCCTTGGCTATCTTCATGTGAAGAAGTTTGGATTTGTAAGGATCAGTTGGAGAATCAACAGGAAAAGCAAGAAAGACTTTTTAAGAAAGTGGCATTCATTCATGAAAGAGTCTGCAAAAGTGATGAACTTGAGGAAAAGAATGGTCTGAATTCCAGTTTTCTTTCACCCCAGATGATACCCATAAGAAACCATTTCCATAAACATGTCTCTCATGTTAAAAAATTTCATCATTCTGTTGTGGACAGTCatcagatgattagtgacaatGAGAAACTATGCAAAAATAatgaatatggaaaaaaaaaccaGAGCATTCACCTTATTCAATTTACAAGAACTCAAACAGAAGATAAATCATATGGATTTAGTGACAATATTCAATCTTTTAGCCATGGTACACCCGTAAATATACGTGAGAAAATACATGCAAGAGAAAAACCCTTTGATGTTAAGGAATGTGGGCAAGTTTTAAACCATAGCATATCCCATAATGAACAACAGAAAATTCCTGTTGAATATAATTGTAGTAAAATCTCTGAGAATTCATTTCTTAATCCAAACATGAAAAATTCTGAAGAGAAACCCTTTGAGTGTAACCAATGCAGGAAATCCTTCAGCTGGAGCTCTCATCTTGTTGCACATCAGAGAACTCATACAGGggagaaaccttatgaatgtaatgaatgtgggaaatccttcaGCCGGAGCTCTCACCTTGTTTCCCATCAGAGgactcatactggagagaaaccttatagaTGTAATCAGTGTGGGAAATCCTTTAGCCAGAGCTATGTTCTTGTTGTGCATCAGAGaactcatactggagagaagccttatgaaTGCAGTCAGTGTGGGAAGTCATTCAGGCAGAGCTACAAGCTTATTGCACATCAAAGAACTCATACGGGAGAGAAGCCCTATGAATGTAATCAATGTGGGAAATCATTTATCCAGAGCTATAAACTTATTGCACATcaaagaattcacactggagaaaaaccctatgaatgcaACCAATGTGGAAAGTCCTTTAGTCAGAGTTATAAACTTGTTGCCCATCAGAGaactcacacaggagaaaaacccTTTGAATGTAatcagtgtgggaaatctttcaGCTGGAGTTCTCAGCTTGTGGCACATCAAAGgactcatactggagagaaaccctatgaatgtaacgagtgtgggaaatctttcaACCGCAGTTCACACCTTGTTATGCATCAGagaactcatacaggagaaaaaccctatgaatgtaaccAGTGTGGGAAGTCGTTCAGCCAGAGTTATGTTCTTGTTGTACATCAGAGAACTCATACTGGGGAAAAGCCCTATGAATGTAGTCAGTGTGGGAAATCCTTTAGGCAGAGTTCATGCCTTACTCAACATCAGAGAACTCATactggggagaagccctatgaatGTAATCAATGTGGGAAAACATTCAGCTTGAGTGCTCGACTTATTGTACATCAAAGAAcacatactggagagaaaccctttACATGTAAtcaatgtgggaaagctttcatTAACAGCTCTAAACTTATTAGGCATCAGGCAACTCATACTgaagagaaaccctatgaatgtaactAG